A section of the Triticum dicoccoides isolate Atlit2015 ecotype Zavitan chromosome 7A, WEW_v2.0, whole genome shotgun sequence genome encodes:
- the LOC119329517 gene encoding probable histidine kinase 1, with product MGDEYQCESDDEVAPPMWPNVGDVDQKLFKMEKLEDHDALNDVEFHEQPARADLHRLKEIASSEKGASQMQYFVKHWEYKRASNALLLSEELGRLSQQRKEIEEKKQQILEEQRFQDENYYAAKRQVPILDEVYKNEWKRPSKKTDDHSRNQELKIDAEYNTISYWKERAMRLEEALEASLERERALEEKLEEDIKNLQSHTPVEEFSGMLKRADYFLHLVLQSAPIVIAHQDADLRYRFIFNHFPTLADEDVIGKTDHEILSGEGIDEMNNVKREVMAKGIPTKREFVFNTPLFGAKTFVTYIEPVFSKSGETIGVNYVAMDITDQVKTREKMADIRVREAIQKAKETELSRSLHITEETMRAKQMLATMSHEIRSPLSGVLSMAEILAATKLDKEQYQLLEVMLSSGDLVLQLINDILDLSKVESGAMKLEATTFRPREVVKHVLQTAAASLKKELTLEGFIGDDVPLEVIGDVLRIRQILTNLISNAVKFTHDGTVGIKLRLVDKQQAVCEIENGQLHVRAHPASSVTTAAENSAASPRNCDKDASRCSSREDVCQNGVVSNENFREYHEGEVVWLQCDVHDTGIGIPEKALPCLFKRYMQASTDHARKYGGTGLGLAICKQLVELMGGTLTVVSYEDEGSTFTFMIPCKIPAKEENSDDPDDEASTRNNLTINDIEGSFVFKPKVRPSLLSSGVPIMNNTKFFGSNLMGYDSTNVIEDHKPFSNGFISTKDNSGKCAPAASQSNGPNVSSIDEEKNDCSMVFELNSQAERVSSSRAETTSVSGAGIQEGGKACKALEEKSLNKKSKCSPSSSKAKILLVEDNKVNIMVAKSMLVPLGHGIDIVNNGLEAIRAVQCHQYDIILMDVHMPVMDGLQATKLIRHFENTGCWDASVKPEDNGMIANSAISSDCVQDKKGKRVPIIAMTANSFAESADECLAAGMDSYISKPMNFQKTKECLQRYLLSQ from the exons ATGGGCGACGAGTACCAGTGCGAGTCTGATGATGAGGTCGCACCACCAATGTGGCCTAATGTAGGGGATGTAGACCAGAAGCTGTTCAAAATGGAGAAACTTGAGGACCACGATGCACTCAATGATGTTGAGTTTCATGAGCAGCCTGCTCGTGCGGATCTCCACCGGCTAAAGGAAATTGCAAGCTCTGAGAAAGGCGCTTCTCAAATGCAATACTTTGTAAAGCATTGGGAATATAAGCGGGCTAGTAATGCTCTGCTTTTGAGCGAAGAGCTTGGCCGTCTCTCCCAACAGAGAAAAGAGATTGAAGAAAAGAAGCAACAAATCTTGGAGGAGCAGCGATTTCAGGATGAAAATTATTATGCTGCGAAGAGGCAAGTACCAATACTGGATGAAGTTTACAAGAATGAATGGAAGCGTCCGAGCAAAAAGACTGATGACCATTCTCGTAATCAAGAGCTTAAAATAGATGCAGAATACAACACTATTTCCTATTGGAAAGAGCGAGCGATGCGGTTAGAAGAAGCGCTTGAGGCAAGCCTGGAAAGGGAGCGTGCATTGGAGGAAAAGTTGGAGGAAGATATAAAGAATCTTCAGTCACATACACCGGTGGAGGAATTCTCTGGAATGTTAAAACGGGCTGATTACTTCTTGCATTTGGTTCTCCAAAGTGCTCCTATTGTAATTGCTCACCAG GATGCTGACTTGCGGTACCGTTTCATATTTAATCACTTCCCAACACTTGCTGATGAG GATGTTATTGGTAAAACCGACCATGAGATATTGTCAGGTGAGGGTATAGATGAGATGAATAACGTCAAGAGGGAGGTTATGGCCAAGGGTATACCAACTAAGAGAGAGTTTGTATTTAACACTCCATTGTTTGGAGCAAAGACTTTTGTGACATACATTGAACCAGTATTCAGCAAATCTGGGGAAACAATTGGTGTGAATTATGTTGCAATGGACATAACAGACCAG GTCAAAACAAGGGAGAAAATGGCGGATATAAGGGTGAGAGAAGCTATCCAAAAAGCCAAGGAAACAGAACTTAGCAGATCTCTGCACATTACTG AGGAAACTATGAGAGCAAAACAAATGCTAGCCACCATGTCCCATGAGATCAGATCTCCCCTTTCAGGGGTTCTTAGCATGGCTGAAATTCTTGCAGCTACTAAACTGGATAAAGAGCAATATCAGTTGCTAGAAGTTATGTTATCTTCTGGAGATCTTGTATTGCAATTGATCaatgacatcctcgatctttccaaAGTGGAGTCAG GAGCTATGAAACTAGAGGCTACGACATTTAGACCAAGGGAAGTAGTTAAACACGTACTCCAAACTGCCGCTGCATCTCTGAAGAAGGAATTGACCCTTGAAGGGTTTATAGGAGATGATGTTCCATTGGAG GTCATTGGTGATGTGCTAAGGATTAGGCAAATTCTGACCAATTTAATCAG CAATGCAGTGAAGTTTACACATGATGGGACGGTTGGGATAAAACTTCGTCTTGTAGATAAGCAGCAAGCAGTATGTGAAATAGAAAATGGGCAACTTCATGTGAGAGCCCATCCTGCAAGCTCAGTTACTACTGCAGCAGAAAATTCTGCTGCCTCTCCAAGAAACTGTGATAAAGATGCTTCGCGTTGCTCCAGTCGTGAAGATGTTTGTCAGAATGGTGTTGTATCAAATGAAAATTTTAGGGAGTACCATGAGGGAGAAGTTGTTTGGCTTCAGTGCGATGTACATGATACTGGGATCGGAATACCAG AGAAGGCACTGCCGTGTTTGTTCAAGAGGTATATGCAAGCCAGTACGGACCATGCAAGAAAATATGGTGGAACAGGGTTGGGCCTTGCGATCTGCAAGCAGTTG GTGGAGTTGATGGGTGGTACTCTAACTGTGGTTAGCTATGAGGATGAAGGATCAACATTCACATTCATGATACCTTgcaaaattcctgcaaaagaggagAACAGTGATGATCCTGATGATGAGGCCAGTACTCGTAATAATCTCACTATCAATGATATAGAAGGATCTTTCGTTTTCAAGCCGAAAGTGCGCCCTTCTCTCCTGTCTTCTGGAGTTCCAATAATGAACAACACCAAGTTCTTTGGCAGCAATCTTATGGGCTATGATTCTACTAATGTAATAGAGGATCATAAACCATTCTCCAATGGTTTCATATCGACGAAAGATAATTCTGGAAAGTGTGCCCCTGCTGCTAGTCAATCAAATGGTCCAAATGTTAGCAGCATagatgaagaaaaaaatgattgttCAATGGTCTTTGAACTGAATAGTCAAGCTGAACGGGTTTCCAGTTCCCGAGCCGAGACAACATCAGTTTCAGGGGCTGGCATTCAGGAGGGAGGGAAAGCATGcaaagctcttgaagaaaaatcACTTAACAAGAAATCCAAGTGTTCTCCAAGTAGCAGCAAGGCAAAGATCCTCCTCGTCGAAGATAACAAAGTCAATATAATGGTGGCAAAATCAATGCTGGTGCCGCTGGGTCATGGAATAGACATAGTAAATAACGGACTGGAAGCAATCCGTGCAGTACAGTGCCACCAATATGATATTATCCTGATG GATGTTCACATGCCAGTAATGGATGGCCTACAAGCCACTAAATTGATCCGTCACTTTGAAAATACTGGCTGTTGGGACGCTTCTGTAAAGCCTGAAGACAATGGGATGATAGCCAACTCAGCTATTTCATCTGATTGTGTGCAAGACAAGAAAGGGAAGAGAGTACCTATAATTGCG ATGACAGCAAATTCATTCGCGGAGAGTGCTGATGAGTGCCTTGCTGCAGGCATGGATTCCTACATATCTAAGCCAATGAACTTCCAAAAAACAAAAGAGTGCCTGCAGCGCTATTTGTTGTCTCAGTAA